The following nucleotide sequence is from Photobacterium gaetbulicola Gung47.
CCCCATCCACTTCCGCGTTTCGATGGATTCAATATAACCATAATAATCATTAAGTTAAAGCGCAAAATGATGGTAATGTGAGCTCGCAGACAAAGTATGAACATTATGCAACACAATGTACTTAAGCGTGCGCAAGTTAACATTATTTCGCTTCACAAGCATTATCAACTCAGGGGCTTTATCAGTTTTAAATACAGATTAATTACAGCTAATTAACATCGAATTATATTTACTTATCTGAGCGATTATCTTTATTTAATTGTCCATTTTTTGATTAAAACAACCAACAAGATCAAATTTGTGCATGGCAAATGAATTTATAATCTAGCGTGATATTAAAACAATAATGGACAAGAACGTGAGATACGACAGACTAGAAATTATTAGCAACAACTTAAGCCTTGCGACCCTATCCCCCCATGTCACCATTACACACCAGGATCATATTCTGGACGTATTGACATTAGCCCGTGACAAAATTCATACAGGAGCAAGATTGGTCTCCCATCCCCTCGCGGGCAGTGTGAAGCCACACGAAACTCCTTACCGGAGTATTGTTCTGCTCAACCAACAGGATGGTCTGGATATGGAGTCACTCAATACCATTGAGCAAGCGATTGAACGCTACCAAGTCCTGTGCAAACCCAACCCAAACCACATGACTTTAACAGCTGCAGATATCCATCGGTTATTTCCCGAGAAGCAGAACCGCGATTTTCAGTTTATCGATCTGCAACTGATCAAATCCAGCCTCAGCGCAATGGGAGTTCGATTTGCCGAATACCAAGCCGCTGTGGTTTAACCCTATTCCTCCCGTATCAGAATATACCCATAGCCATGTTGTTCGCTGCCGTTCTGGGCTTAGCGCGAGCAAGCAGAGCAACACCAAACCTGTCGGAACAAAACTCCGGGGACTTGATTGCTGGTTTCTCACTACCTCGGACAGCAATACGGGTTATCAGCTTTTGATCAGCGATAACCTGTTACCTCAAGTTGCGACGGGTATACGGAAGCCCCATCACAGCCACTGCACTGGCGAATTTGCCAAATCCAATGAGGGCACATTGCTACGGCCTGTATATGCGGCCCATTCGCATTTTCAAAACCTTAAACAGCGCCTTTCCAGCAATATTGCTCTCAACTTAGTACTAGAGCATGAAAGCTTTATTCAGGGGGCTGCGATAACCGCTTTTGCCGAACAGGTG
It contains:
- a CDS encoding GrdX protein → MDKNVRYDRLEIISNNLSLATLSPHVTITHQDHILDVLTLARDKIHTGARLVSHPLAGSVKPHETPYRSIVLLNQQDGLDMESLNTIEQAIERYQVLCKPNPNHMTLTAADIHRLFPEKQNRDFQFIDLQLIKSSLSAMGVRFAEYQAAVV